TGGAACCTAAAAAACAAAGATCAAAAAAGGGAACCTAGGAAGATCATACATACATGGCGGAAGAATCAAAACAAAGCTCTGTTTCTGGTAACACCAACTCTTTGATGATTAGATATGTTAATTAATTCCATGGATTTAGATTTTTATCAttgtttcttatgttttacttgATCGAGTTTAGGGGTTTCTATATGTGATTGAATCATGAAGCTTTTGGTTTTCTATGGTTGATTTGAGGGGAATGCTAGAGGTCTCTGTTATGATCTCATCACTCGTTTATGTGTGTTTGGGATTGTTCAGATGATAAGACGAGTGTGATTGGAAGAAGCAGTAAGGAAGAGAAACAATCAAAGGTTCATGAAAAGGAGACTCATGGAAAAAGTGAAGACATCAACGAGAAGACAAGAGTGGATGATGTGAAAGGACCAGGTGTCTTCGGACGTATGAAGGAAGAAGTGGAAGCCATTGTCGATGCAGTTACTCCTAGCAAAAGTTCTGTTGATGACAAGTGATACACACCATCATCGTTTTTTTTCTCGCTGCCTTCGTTATCTCTGTGTGTTAGAACAGTAACCAACTCCTTGGCCATCTAATAAAGACACGACCTTTATGATTCTTTGATAAAACCATATTCATCACCAATGTGACAAAACGGAATAATCTACCCAAGTTTGAGCTGTTTTGGAATAATCGACACCACCGAAGGTTGTTTGTTTAGACAGAAACATATCATCCCAATGTTGTTATTACTCATTCAGAGAATGTGTTTGAGACAGTTGATAACAACAACCAAAAACTATCTTTCGAGTGAAtgcataataaaaatatatatgttcagCAACTAGTTTGAAAGTAGAAATGCAAAAAGCTTGAAGggttcgttaaaaaaaaaagtgaagaaAAGAGAGGAAttttcatttcttcttcttgggatTGGCAATGGACGGGATGTTGGTTGACTTTGGGGAAGAAAAGTCAGCGCTAGTTTTGCGGCCATCAAGTAACTTGACAGTCTCGCTGATCCCGACGTTACCAGACAACATTGTCATGAGCTTCTCCTCAGTGAAATCACCCTTCTTCGTCAATCGGTTCTAGAGAAGAAACAAGAGCAACATCAATTCATTTGTTGTCTACGAGGAATTTCATCGAACACTTGGTGTGCTATTTCTACCCAAAGTGATTATGGTGAGTTTGTTTAACGTTTCAGATTTATACCTGGGAGAGTCGGATGTACTTGGAGATCAACATATCGGTGGTGGAGCGAGGAACTTCCATAATACCCAGAAATGCTCCTACGGCGGAAGATGAAGTCACGCCTGGCGGTGATACGGCTGAAGGCGCCGGATGTGCTGCTGCTAAGAACTTCCTAGAGGCAGCCGACGCCGTTCTGAGAACCTTTCCCGCTTTGATCGCCATTGACTCTCGCTCTCCGTTTTCACTTTTCAGATCTCCCTTATTTTTAGTGATATAGACtttctcttttttaaaaaaaccttaaaccctatcatttttgtttttctcgGATTCACTTTTAACTGcgtaatttttaagttttaccCCCCCCCAATTTTCACTATAACTCTTACCATCATTTAATactctgatttttcttttgcgTGAAGCTCAAGTGTTGCATAATGAATGAAAACTAGCATGTTAAATTGAAGGAGCTTTTCTATCCAGGTGACATAttacaaattaagaaaaataaccCTGTTAGCAATCATTCTGATTTTTGTATAACAAGAGCGGTGATTTTACGGTTAAATTTGCTTTTTGGTTGGCTTCTCAATCAGCTAATGCTTCAGTGAATGAAGCCAAAAGTCttccgtctttttttttttttgtgcaacgaGATTATATTAAAAGCAAAGGAAAGATAAAGGGCCGAAAACAAAGTCCAATACCCAGATGTTCAAACAAGTGCAGAAACAGAAGAGATCAGAGCCCGTTTGGCTAAACAGTCAGCCTTTTGGTTTTCTGATCGTGgaacaaaggagaaagagatagATTCAAACGCCGAGGAGATCTGCATGATATCTGAGACGATACCGAAGATTTCTTTAATCTGGAGTTTGTTTTGGATTGCTCTGATGAGCGTTTGACAGTCTGAGTAGACCCTGATGCTGGTGATATCGAGAGATGCGACGGCGAGGAGACCCGATCGGAGTGCAAGAGCTTCGGCCATAAGAGGAGATTTGACATTTTCCGTGCATAGCGATCCGTCGTGGGTTTGTGTTGATGTCGGCGTTGCAATGATCCATGCCAATCCTGCTCTCCTCGTGGTAACGTTCCAAGATGCATCTGAGTTACAAGTTGAGCTATTGTCAGTGCCAGCTTCGCCGCGGAGTCGGGTTCCTTGAGGTAGAGCTCTGCTTTTTTGTGTTATCGTGCCTTGTGCTTGAATCCATTCACGTGCAGAGACTAATCCTCTAAGCATGGCTTCCTTAGGGTTGAGAGTCTTATCCTCGAAGATCAGTTTATTTCTCGCCGTCCACAAAGACCAGCAGATCCAGGGGAGGACGGGGGATGATATACCTGATGGGGGGAGACAAGAGACCTGTCGAAACTTCACCAGCATACTCTGGAAATTATCATTTGCTTCAATGGAGGGCCGTGTTGTGAGGGGGACTCTTTGCCACACTTCTTGTGCAAACGCGCAGTTGAAGAAGATATGCATTGGCGTTTCAACTTCTCCACATCTTGTGCAATTTACATTGGTAAGTAAGCCACGTCTCTGAAGATTTTCCCCAAGTGGGATTGCTCCTTTGATGATAGACCACATAAAGACTCTTAGCTTTGGTGAACACTTTGCTGACCAAACTTCCTTTATCCAGTTAAACTCTCCCATATCTGCAATAGGATGGGCGTGTCGAGGAGTATTTGCTGCTAGATTATACCCCGATTTTGTGGAGTATATTCCTGACGGTAACGGTTGCCAGATATATATGTCTTCAGCGCCTGTTTTGCTTGGTTTCAGTGCTTGGATCTGCTCGCTCAACTCAGGTAGGACCTCTCCTATCCTCTGTTTATTCCATTGTAGATCGCTTGTGAGCAAGTCCGAGACCCTGAGGTCTAGGTTGTGCTCATTGATAGGTCCAAACGGTTTTAGGTTTGAGTCAAGAGAGATCCAAGACTCTTTCCACACACTTGTGTTCTGACCATTTCCTATTGCCTTTCCAATATTGTCACGTAGGAGATTTCGCCCATGAACTATCCCTCTCCATCCATGTGAGCAAGCCGAGGGTAGTTCAACCGTAAGAAAGCTCCCTTGGTGGCAGTATTTTCCTTTCAGCACTCTAGCTAGGAGACAGTCTGGCACAGATAAGATCCTCCAAGCCAATTTTGCAAGAAGAGCTTGATTAAAGATTTGGATATCACGTAGGCCTAGTCCTCCCATAGCTTTAGGTGTTGCCAAGTTGTCCCATGAGACCCAACACATGCTTCTTTTTTCACTAGACGAGTCCCACCAAAAACGTGTTAACGCTGATTGTATCCTTTTACAGAGGCTGAGGGGGATTTCGAAACAAGACATCGTGTAGGAGGGGATGGCTGTGAGAACAGATTGTAGCATCGTCAGCTTCCCTGCTTTGGAGAGGAAGCGGGATGACCAGTTAGATGCACACTGTCTTATTCTGTCGACGATGGAGGTAAAGAGATCTTTTTTCTTCCTGCCAAAATTTTCTGGCAATCCTAGATACTTGCCCATTCCTCCCTCTCTTGTGATTCCTAGGATACTTTTTGCAGCTGTCTTTACTTCTTGTGGTGTCTTGCTAGAGAAAGTAATAGCTGACTTTGCTGTATTGACTTTCTGGCCTGACAGAGCTTCATAATCCTGCAGGAGTTTTGACAGTGCGTGGCAGTTTTCTGGAGTCGAATGGCAGAACATCATTGTATCATCTGCAAAAAGCAGGTGGTTGATACGAGGACTACCCCTTGCTACTCGGATACCTTTTAAAGACCCTTCTCTCCCGGCTTTTCTGCAGAGACCAGAGAGGACCTCGCCACACAAAATAAAGATATAGGGGGAGAGTGGATCTCCCTGTCTTATTCCTCGGTAAGGTTTCACTAATCCGTAGACTGTGTCATTAATTAGGAAAGAGTAGGAGACTGACTGGATGCATTGCATGATTAGATTAATCCATTTGTCGTGAAAACCCAACCTTTGTAGGACCTCTGATACAAAAACCCACTCAACTCTATCATATGCCTTTGACATATCCATCTTTACGGCCATTGAGCAGTTGATCTGAGCCTGAGATGTTTTGAGATAATGGAGCATTTCATGAGTGATTAAGACATTGTCGGTTATTGCTCTTCCAGGTATGAAGGCTGATTGATTTTCGGAGATGATCGAATCCAGAACCGTCTTCAGGCGAAGTGACAGAagcttggaaatgatcttgTAGAGGACGTTACAAAGAGCTATTGGACGGTAATCAGCGACTTTCTTTGCATTTGAGGTTTTTGGAATGAGCCTAATGTGAGTGTGGTTCAAAGTAGGGGGCAAGACTCCTGTTGAGAAGAACCTCTGAACTTCAAGAACCACTGATGAACCCACCACTTCCCAGTGAGATTGGAAGAAAATGGCGGAAAAACCGTCAGGGCCCGGGGCCTTGTCAGGATGAATCGCAAAGAGAGCTTCCTTGATTTCCAAAGGTGTAGGATCTTTCATCAGATTCTCATtgcattttgatgaaatttgtgGTTCGAGGGCACTGGAGATTAGGGAACTATCCATCCTTTGGTTAGCTGTGAAGAGCTGCTCATAGTACTGACAGATAAGTTCCGCTATTTGATCTTCTTCAAACGTTGGCTCTCCTTCATCATTTTCAAGTACTGATAAGCGATTCTTTGCTTTTCTTCCTTCAGACATCGCGTGGAAATACCCAGTGTTAGAATCTCCCAGAGTGAGCCATACTTGTCGACTCCTCTGTCGCCAAAAGTCCTCTTCAGCCTTGTAGGCTTGAAGAAGGTTTGCATTGATCTCGTGGAGGTAGGCCTCATCTGGACTTGGGTTGATCATTGCTGTTTCAAGCTCGTCCTTAAGGTTCTCTATAGCTTTCCTGCTATTTATCTGATGTTCCTTACTCCATTTGCAGATGGCCTTTCTACAAAGATTAAGCCGGGCTTCAACACAGAGATGAGTATACGTTTCCCATAATCTTTTTAACCTTCGTGTTGTCTCTTAACCTTCTATCATATCTGAAGATTCTCTttcctctcttctttttttgtatcCAGGAAAGAGAGGAGGGGTCTGTGATCGGAGCCTTCGAAGTTGAGGTATTGGCTTCTGCAGGAGGGAAAGAGCTCTACCCAGTCGCTGTTACACATAGATCTGTCTAATCTGCATTGAACAACGTGAGTCCCCCTTACTCCCCTCCAAGATAAGTAGTTCCCAGAGTGTTTTGTGTCGAACAGGTCAAGCTTTGAGAGAAAGGATCGGAACGCGCAGAAAGAACCTTCTGATCTTTCTGGTCCTCCACTCTTTTCGTTGTTGTCCACaatctcattaaaatctccCGTGAGGAACCAAGCTTCATTTGCATTCGGGTGGAGATCTGCTAGAGTGTTCCAAACCGCTATCCTCTTTGAGTGATCAGGTTCTCCATACACGAAAGTAGCATGGAAGCTGATTCCTTTGTTTGTTATTGTAGTATCAATGAAGTTATGAGAGGTTGAGCGGATGATGATGTCGATGTCTTTTTTCCAGGTTAGAAGGAGCCCTCCTCCTCCTGGACTATGCGGAGAGACCATGCAATACTTATCCTCCATGATGCCTTTTAGTTCTTTCATGACCACACCATCGGGGTTTTTTGTTTCTGACAGGAAGATAATATCAGGAGCATTCACCTTGCGAATCTCCTTTAAACGCTGGATTGTTATGGGATTCCCCAATCCACAACAATTCCAGCTCGCCACGACTAAGGAGCCGGGTGTTGAGGTACGTGAAAAtccttctttttctttgagATGGCCGGGATAAGTCTGATGTTAGGATGATTGGCTAGATTAGAAGGACCTGCAACATTCCTCTGACTTGCCTCTTGTTGTGGATTTTCGATAGCTGTGACGCTGACCGGTGAACGACGGTTAGGAGATCTCTGCGCCCTAGCAAGGTTTCTCTTCTTTGAACTTGCTCCTTGCAGGGCTAGCGGGCTGGACACTGTTGACCTTAGTCTGGCCGGTTTGAACCTCCTTCTATTAGTTCTCCTTAAGGTAGTTCCCTCTTCTGTAAGAAATCTCTCCTCCTGAGCTTCCTTGGGCTGATCTGTTGTATTAGTTCCTTCTGTACTCATGGGTGCAGAGTCAGCTAGGAGCTGGGGGGTTGAAATATCTATTGCCCTTTCCTGAGGAGGTGGAGTTGGGAACATTGCTTGGTATCTTGCCACCGCCGCTGTTAAGATACGGTCGGCAGTCTCCTCCATCTGTCCGTGTGCATCCCCATGTAAGACTCTTTGTCTTCTCGCAGCCGATTCGATAGGGTCGGGGCAGTTAACGTACTGACGTGTTACCTCTTGCAGATCATCCATGATTGCTTCCCTTGTAGGGGGTTGGTTTATGGGGGTATGGAGTTGATCTTGCACTTCCTCGATAGCTAGTGGGGCTCGCAGTGGAGTTATCTGTTGTATAGCAGGGGAGTTTACTTCCTCCTCATGTGTTTCTTTAGGGTACTTTTCTCTCCATTGCATCATTTCCTTCTGTGGTAGGGAGAGACGGTTGTTAACCTTTCTTTGTGGTCTTGCTTCCCTGGACTTCACGTGTTGTGGGGAGATATGAAGCGGACCATTTACCGAAGTTCCATGTTCTCTAGCCCTTTCTGAAGACTTGTGTTCCATATGGAGGGAGGTATCCGGGGGTGGTGCTCGTGTTTGCTTCGTGCTTACTCTCtctccaaatggttttccaTGGCGATCTACCCGTGCTTGGAAAGGTTGAGTTACCGAAGGTAGATACGCCTTCTCCTTACTCTCTGTTGAGGAAAATCTTTCTCTGTAGGACTTTGTCCCCTCGGTATTAATTCTTTGATTCTTGACAATATCTTGATATGACGACCCTTTCTGTTGATTTTGCATTTCAGCATCTCTTCTCGAGGGGCAGTGAGCGCTTTTGTGGGAAAGACGTTGGCATATGGAGCAATGATTCTCAAGACGTTCGTACTCCAAGGTGATGTGAGCTTCTTCTCCCGAGTCAAATTCAATAATTGTTTCTTTTACCAAAGGTTTCAAGCCATCAACCAGGACTCTAACCCTTGCCGTTGTCTTTGTAAGCTCGTGGTTCTCCAGGGTTCCTAGTTCTTCCCCAATGTCGCTTAGCATGCGATCTTGCCAGTAGTGCAGGGGAAGGCCTCGGATTTTGATCCAGAAGGGGATCTGGGATGGGAAAGAGGCTGAGATAATGGGCTCCCATCGTTGCAAGATAACCATCCAATAGTCGAAATGGTATGGCCTGTTATCTAGGACTCTTTTTAGGTCTTCTTCTCTGTCGAACCTGAACTGAAAACAGTT
This region of Brassica napus cultivar Da-Ae chromosome C5, Da-Ae, whole genome shotgun sequence genomic DNA includes:
- the BNAC05G13610D gene encoding uncharacterized protein BNAC05G13610D, with product MAEESKQSSVSDDKTSVIGRSSKEEKQSKVHEKETHGKSEDINEKTRVDDVKGPGVFGRMKEEVEAIVDAVTPSKSSVDDK
- the BNAC05G13620D gene encoding uncharacterized protein BNAC05G13620D produces the protein MAIKAGKVLRTASAASRKFLAAAHPAPSAVSPPGVTSSSAVGAFLGIMEVPRSTTDMLISKYIRLSQNRLTKKGDFTEEKLMTMLSGNVGISETVKLLDGRKTSADFSSPKSTNIPSIANPKKKK
- the LOC106448855 gene encoding uncharacterized protein LOC106448855; protein product: MEDKYCMVSPHSPGGGGLLLTWKKDIDIIIRSTSHNFIDTTITNKGISFHATFVYGEPDHSKRIAVWNTLADLHPNANEAWFLTGDFNEIVDNNEKSGGPERSEGSFCAFRSFLSKLDLKAICKWSKEHQINSRKAIENLKDELETAMINPSPDEAYLHEINANLLQAYKAEEDFWRQRSRQVWLTLGDSNTGYFHAMSEGRKAKNRLSVLENDEGEPTFEEDQIAELICQYYEQLFTANQRMDSSLISSALEPQISSKCNENLMKDPTPLEIKEALFAIHPDKAPGPDGFSAIFFQSHWEVVGSSVVLEVQRFFSTGVLPPTLNHTHIRLIPKTSNAKKVADYRPIALCNVLYKIISKLLSLRLKTVLDSIISENQSAFIPGRAITDNVLITHEMLHYLKTSQAQINCSMAVKMDMSKAYDRVEWVFVSEVLQRLGFHDKWINLIMQCIQSVSYSFLINDTVYGLVKPYRGIRQGDPLSPYIFILCGEVLSGLCRKAGREGSLKGIRVARGSPRINHLLFADDTMMFCHSTPENCHALSKLLQDYEALSGQKVNTAKSAITFSSKTPQEVKTAAKSILGITREGGMGKYLGLPENFGRKKKDLFTSIVDRIRQCASNWSSRFLSKAGKLTMLQSVLTAIPSYTMSCFEIPLSLCKRIQSALTRFWWDSSSEKRSMCWVSWDNLATPKAMGGLGLRDIQIFNQALLAKLAWRILSVPDCLLARVLKGKYCHQGSFLTVELPSACSHGWRGIVHGRNLLRDNIGKAIGNGQNTSVWKESWISLDSNLKPFGPINEHNLDLRVSDLLTSDLQWNKQRIGEVLPELSEQIQALKPSKTGAEDIYIWQPLPSGIYSTKSGYNLAANTPRHAHPIADMGEFNWIKEVWSAKCSPKLRVFMWSIIKGAIPLGENLQRRGLLTNVNCTRCGEVETPMHIFFNCAFAQEVWQRVPLTTRPSIEANDNFQSMLVKFRQVSCLPPSGISSPVLPWICWSLWTARNKLIFEDKTLNPKEAMLRGLVSAREWIQAQGTITQKSRALPQGTRLRGEAGTDNSSTCNSDASWNVTTRRAGLAWIIATPTSTQTHDGSLCTENVKSPLMAEALALRSGLLAVASLDITSIRVYSDCQTLIRAIQNKLQIKEIFGIVSDIMQISSAFESISFSFVPRSENQKADCLAKRALISSVSALV